A stretch of Malus sylvestris chromosome 11, drMalSylv7.2, whole genome shotgun sequence DNA encodes these proteins:
- the LOC126590744 gene encoding protein disulfide isomerase-like 1-4, whose amino-acid sequence MASRLVLAFALSALLFFSHSVLCKDSHPTDDDDEDLSFLEEPTDHGDAAPHNPDSDHYDEDNFDDLGNYSDFDEGGDHEDSYKQPEVDEKDVVVLKAANFSDAVEKNRFMMVEFYAPWCGHCQALNPEYAAAATELKGEDVVLAKVDATEENELSQEYGVEGFPTIFFFIDGVHKPYTGHRTKEGIVTWIKKKIGPGIQNVTTLEDAERILTAESKVVLGYLNSLVGPESDELAAASRLEDEVTFYQTVDPKVAKLFHLDAEVKRPALVLLKKEAEKLSYFDGKFDKSAIAEFVFANKLPLVITFTRENAPQIFESTIKKQLLLFATSKDSEKVFPEFQKAAQLFKGKLIFVYVETDNEDIGKPVSDYFGVTSEAPTVLGYTGNDDGRKFVLDGEVTLANLKTFGEDFIEDKLKPFYKSDPIPETNDGDVKIVVGNNFDDIVLDESKDVLLEIYAPWCGHCQSLEPTYNKLAKHLRGIDSIVIAKMDGTTNEHPRGKADGFPTLLFFPAGNKSFDPIPVDCDRTVVAFYKFLKKNASIPFKLQKPASTPKSEGSAATESQGSSSSSDDSKDEL is encoded by the exons ATGGCGAGCCGACTCGTTCTCGCATTCGCACTCAGTGCCCTCCTCTTTTTCTCCCACTCGGTTCTCTGCAAGGACTCGCACCCTACCGATGACGACGACGAGGATCTCAGCTTCCTCGAGGAGCCCACTGACCACGGCGACGCCGCGCCGCACAATCCAGATTCGGACCACTACGACGAGGACAATTTCGACGATCTCGGGAACTACTCTGATTTCGACGAGGGCGGCGATCATGAGGACTCGTACAAGCAGCCGGAAGTGGACGAGAAGGACGTCGTCGTTTTGAAGGCGGCGAACTTCAGCGATGCGGTGGAGAAGAACAGATTCATGATGGTCGAGTTCTACGCGCCGTGGTGCGGACACTGCCAGGCCTTGAACCCGGAGTACGCGGCGGCAGCCACCGAGCTCAAGGGCGAAGATGTAGTTTTGGCCAAGGTTGACGCCACGGAGGAGAACGAGCTGTCGCAGGAGTACGGCGTCGAGGGTTTCCCGactatcttcttcttcattgatGGCGTTCACAAGCCTTACACAGGCCACAGAACCAA GGAGGGAATTGTAACCTGGATTAAGAAAAAGATTGGACCTGGAATTCAAAACGTGACCACATTGGAAGATGCTGAACGTATTTTGACTGCTGAAAGTAAAGTCGTTTTGGGCTACCTCAACTCTCTGGTG GGTCCTGAGAGTGACGAGCTTGCTGCTGCttcaagacttgaagatgaGGTCACCTTTTACCAAACTGTAGATCCCAAGGTGGCAAAACTTTTCCATCTTGATGCTGAAGTTAAGCGCCCTGCTTTGGTCCTGCTAAAGAAGGAGGCTGAGAAACTAAGTTATTTCG ATGGTAAATTTGATAAGTCTGCAATCGCCGAGTTTGTCTTTGCCAACAAGCTTCCTTTGGTTATCACTTTTACTAGGGAGAATGCCCCACAAATTTTTGAAAGTACAATCAAGAAACAG CTGTTGCTCTTTGCCACTTCAAAAGATTCAGAGAAGGTTTTCCCTGAATTTCAAAAGGCTGCACAACTTTTCAAAGGAAAG CTTATCTTTGTATATGTGGAAACGGATAATGAAGATATCGGAAAGCCAGTTTCAGATTATTTTGGTGTTACTAGTGAAGCTCCAACG GTTCTTGGGTATACCGGAAATGATGATGGTAGGAAATTTGTTCTTGACGGAGAGGTGACCTTGGCTAATTTAAAG ACTTTTGGGGAGGACTTTATTGAGGACAAACTTAAACCTTTCTATAAGTCAGATCCAATTCCTGAAACT AACGACGGGGATGTGAAGATAGTGGTTGGGAATAACTTTGATGACATTGTCTTGGACGAGTCAAAGGATGTTCTTCTTGAG ATTTATGCACCCTGGTGCGGGCATTGCCAATCTCTGGAGCCAACCTACAACAAGCTTGCCAAACATTTACGAGGCATTGACTCTATTGTTATAGCCAAGATGGATGGAACCACAAATGAGCATCCCAGGGGAAAG GCTGATGGTTTCCCCACGCTTCTATTCTTCCCAGCGGGAAATAAGAGCTTTGATCCA ATTCCCGTAGACTGTGACCGTACAGTGGTGGCATTCTACAAGTTTCTCAAGAAAAACGCATCAATCCCTTTCAAGCTCCAGAAGCCAGCATCAACGCCAAAATCTGAGGGGTCTGCTGCAACAGAAAGCCAAGGGAGCAGCAGCAGCTCAGACGATTCGAAGGATGAACTATGA
- the LOC126589287 gene encoding probable serine/threonine-protein kinase PBL28 isoform X1 yields MLGLLTMRLFWWQQLPLLILIHLLEPSRTSYKVYAEALLTFKSDGGSPQLLNGRIGRCPCLTQWKIVYCHKLKDPCVVSLLFVTHSSIQLQKEHHKPRSRRIAAIVDGDNGTPTLTPVEKVRGNHSTKPKVAAIIGGVVATLLVIIVVMLVYICLMRVKRLTRQTSETVSSAPSPPVQWERGDASPYAIAHSPYSAPNLRQLTILELEQATCNFSETNIISQGRFGLVYKGLLQDGTIVAIKRRLHAPTQYFFHEVKHVARVNHMHILRLIGYCQDATQQLLVYDYLPNGNVGNHLYDAEGLPIGRLGIRQRLSIALGAAKGLAHLRSLVPPLLHMHFRTSNVLLDENFTAKVSDYGLTKLLVGHHAGSSSAVDCFVDPELDSSKKFSERSDVYSFGVFLLELVSGREANARNQLNSVDNLILQAKDCKDLDRFVDKTLGDKSRQTAKQMMELALMCVDGSERRPQMQIVVEELERIHRGRESSHFHIEVDEEIGAVTLGSELFK; encoded by the exons ATGTTGGGTTTATTGACAATGCGCTTGTTCTGGTGGCAACAGCTGCCTCTGCTTATTCTCATCCATCTTTTGGAACCCAGCAGAACAAGCTACAAAGTTTACG CTGAAGCTCTACTAACTTTCAAGAGCGATGGTGGAAGCCCTCAACTACTCAACGGTCGAATTGGAAGATGTCCTTGTCTAACACAATGGAAAATTGTCTACTGTCATAAACTGAAGGACCCGTGTGTTGTTTCTTt ACTTTTCGTTACACACTCTTCAATTCAACTACAAAAAGAGCACCATAAACCAAGAAGCAGGAGGATAGCAGCCATAGTTGATGGGGATAATGGAACTCCAACACTCACACCTGTGGAAAAAGTTCGTGGTAACCATTCAACAAAACCAAAAGTTGCAGCAATTATTGGTGGAGTTGTTGCCACTCTGCTTGTGATTATCGTAGTGATGCTCGTTTACATCTGCTTGATGCGTGTAAAAAGATTAACTAGGCAAACATCTGAGACAGTGTCATCTGCACCATCACCCCCTG TTCAGTGGGAAAGAGGGGACGCATCTCCCTACGCCATTGCTCATTCTCCTTACAGTGCACCAAACTTGAGGCAACTCACCATATTGGAACTGGAGCAAGCGACGTGCAATTTCAGTGAAACTAATATCATAAGCCAAGGTAGATTTGGTTTGGTCTACAAGGGATTGCTTCAAGATGGGACTATTGTAGCTATCAAGAGACGCCTACATGCCCCAACTCAGTATTTCTTTCATGAG GTGAAGCACGTAGCTCGTGTCAACCACATGCATATTCTCAGGCTTATTGGTTATTGTCAAGATGCCACTCAGCAGTTACTTGTATATGACTATCTTCCAAATGGAAATGTTGGGAATCATCTATacg ATGCTGAAGGTTTGCCTATTGGAAGGTTGGGCATAAGGCAAAGGCTATCGATTGCTTTGGGAGCAGCCAAAG GACTTGCACACCTTCGCAgtttggtgcctcctcttctGCACATGCATTTTAGAACAAGCAACGTTCTTCTGGACGAAAACTTTACTGCCAAGGTGTCTGATTATGGACTAACCAAATTGCTAGTGGGTCATCATGCTGGCTCATCTTCAGCCGTTGATTGCTTTGTTGACCCAGA GTTagattcatcaaagaagttttCAGAGAGAAGTGATGTTTACAGTTTCGGGGTCTTCTTGCTGGAATTGGTCAGTGGACGTGAAGCGAATGCAAGAAACCAGTTGAACTCAGTGGATAATTTAATATTGCAG GCAAAGGATTGCAAGGATTTAGACAGATTTGTTGACAAAACTTTAGGTGACAAGTCGAGGCAAACTGCGAAACAGATGATGGAGCTGGCATTGATGTGTGTAGATGGTAGCGAACGAAGGCCGCAGATGCAGATTGTTGTGGAGGAGCTAGAACGAATCCATCGGGGGAGAGAAAGTAGCCATTTTCACATAGAAGTTGATGAGGAGATAGGTGCTGTGACTCTTGGGAGTGAGCTTTTCAAATGA
- the LOC126589287 gene encoding probable serine/threonine-protein kinase PBL28 isoform X2, whose product MLGLLTMRLFWWQQLPLLILIHLLEPSRTSYKVYAEALLTFKSDGGSPQLLNGRIGRCPCLTQWKIVYCHKLKDPCVVSLLFVTHSSIQLQKEHHKPRSRRIAAIVDGDNGTPTLTPVEKVRGNHSTKPKVAAIIGGVVATLLVIIVVMLVYICLMRVKRLTRQTSETVSSAPSPPVQWERGDASPYAIAHSPYSAPNLRQLTILELEQATCNFSETNIISQGRFGLVYKGLLQDGTIVAIKRRLHAPTQYFFHEVKHVARVNHMHILRLIGYCQDATQQLLVYDYLPNGNVGNHLYDAEGLPIGRLGIRQRLSIALGAAKGLAHLRSLVPPLLHMHFRTSNVLLDENFTAKVSDYGLTKLLVGHHAGSSSAVDCFVDPELDSSKKFSERSDVYSFGVFLLELVSGREANARNQLNSVDNLILQVTSRGKLRNR is encoded by the exons ATGTTGGGTTTATTGACAATGCGCTTGTTCTGGTGGCAACAGCTGCCTCTGCTTATTCTCATCCATCTTTTGGAACCCAGCAGAACAAGCTACAAAGTTTACG CTGAAGCTCTACTAACTTTCAAGAGCGATGGTGGAAGCCCTCAACTACTCAACGGTCGAATTGGAAGATGTCCTTGTCTAACACAATGGAAAATTGTCTACTGTCATAAACTGAAGGACCCGTGTGTTGTTTCTTt ACTTTTCGTTACACACTCTTCAATTCAACTACAAAAAGAGCACCATAAACCAAGAAGCAGGAGGATAGCAGCCATAGTTGATGGGGATAATGGAACTCCAACACTCACACCTGTGGAAAAAGTTCGTGGTAACCATTCAACAAAACCAAAAGTTGCAGCAATTATTGGTGGAGTTGTTGCCACTCTGCTTGTGATTATCGTAGTGATGCTCGTTTACATCTGCTTGATGCGTGTAAAAAGATTAACTAGGCAAACATCTGAGACAGTGTCATCTGCACCATCACCCCCTG TTCAGTGGGAAAGAGGGGACGCATCTCCCTACGCCATTGCTCATTCTCCTTACAGTGCACCAAACTTGAGGCAACTCACCATATTGGAACTGGAGCAAGCGACGTGCAATTTCAGTGAAACTAATATCATAAGCCAAGGTAGATTTGGTTTGGTCTACAAGGGATTGCTTCAAGATGGGACTATTGTAGCTATCAAGAGACGCCTACATGCCCCAACTCAGTATTTCTTTCATGAG GTGAAGCACGTAGCTCGTGTCAACCACATGCATATTCTCAGGCTTATTGGTTATTGTCAAGATGCCACTCAGCAGTTACTTGTATATGACTATCTTCCAAATGGAAATGTTGGGAATCATCTATacg ATGCTGAAGGTTTGCCTATTGGAAGGTTGGGCATAAGGCAAAGGCTATCGATTGCTTTGGGAGCAGCCAAAG GACTTGCACACCTTCGCAgtttggtgcctcctcttctGCACATGCATTTTAGAACAAGCAACGTTCTTCTGGACGAAAACTTTACTGCCAAGGTGTCTGATTATGGACTAACCAAATTGCTAGTGGGTCATCATGCTGGCTCATCTTCAGCCGTTGATTGCTTTGTTGACCCAGA GTTagattcatcaaagaagttttCAGAGAGAAGTGATGTTTACAGTTTCGGGGTCTTCTTGCTGGAATTGGTCAGTGGACGTGAAGCGAATGCAAGAAACCAGTTGAACTCAGTGGATAATTTAATATTGCAG GTGACAAGTCGAGGCAAACTGCGAAACAGATGA
- the LOC126589297 gene encoding uncharacterized protein LOC126589297 isoform X3, producing the protein MISVLAQERLLGAALGSILTGIVVFEQRRCIYNSISGAKPLRVSQIAEPIFGRKSRAELAHLWNKAVDQTFRPVIESLRSSG; encoded by the exons ATGATCAGCGTTCTTGCTCAG GAGCGTCTGCTGGGCGCTGCACTCGGAAGCATACTCACGGGGATCGTTGTGTTCGAGCAGCGCAGGTGCATCTACAACTCTATTTCCGGCGCCAAACCTCTACGAGTTTCCCAG ATTGCAGAGCCCATTTTTGGAAGGAAATCTCGTGCAGAGTTGGCGCACCTTTGGAACAAAGCTGTGGACCAGACATTTCGACCTGTGATCGAGTCTCTTCGTTCATCTGGATG A
- the LOC126589297 gene encoding uncharacterized protein LOC126589297 isoform X2 yields MISVLAQERLLGAALGSILTGIVVFEQRRCIYNSISGAKPLRVSQIAEPIFGRKSRAELAHLWNKAVDQTFRPVIESLRSSGW; encoded by the exons ATGATCAGCGTTCTTGCTCAG GAGCGTCTGCTGGGCGCTGCACTCGGAAGCATACTCACGGGGATCGTTGTGTTCGAGCAGCGCAGGTGCATCTACAACTCTATTTCCGGCGCCAAACCTCTACGAGTTTCCCAG ATTGCAGAGCCCATTTTTGGAAGGAAATCTCGTGCAGAGTTGGCGCACCTTTGGAACAAAGCTGTGGACCAGACATTTCGACCTGTGATCGAGTCTCTTCGTTCATCTGGATGGTAG
- the LOC126589297 gene encoding uncharacterized protein LOC126589297 isoform X1 has translation MISVLAQERLLGAALGSILTGIVVFEQRRCIYNSISGAKPLRVSQIAEPIFGRKSRAELAHLWNKAVDQTFRPVIESLRSSGWTPQDVRKIIQKREPKWFWPLLSNQSVDAQNWMILVQRKSDRESA, from the exons ATGATCAGCGTTCTTGCTCAG GAGCGTCTGCTGGGCGCTGCACTCGGAAGCATACTCACGGGGATCGTTGTGTTCGAGCAGCGCAGGTGCATCTACAACTCTATTTCCGGCGCCAAACCTCTACGAGTTTCCCAG ATTGCAGAGCCCATTTTTGGAAGGAAATCTCGTGCAGAGTTGGCGCACCTTTGGAACAAAGCTGTGGACCAGACATTTCGACCTGTGATCGAGTCTCTTCGTTCATCTGGATG GACACCTCAAGATGTACGAAAGATAATACAAAAAAGGGAACCCAAATGGTTTTGGCCCTTATTGTCAAACcaatctgttgatgcacaaaactggatgatcttggtacaacgtaaatccgaccgtgaatctgcatga
- the LOC126589296 gene encoding uncharacterized protein LOC126589296: MPSRVSIFLFFSSLTLLSVAFADERAPHGLARANPTAISPSQYDFFNPTSQNPISKDPCVTSSCSPLHVAAQVQATEAHESKYSTSQNGGAGYGAAGVAGIVCGLAFAVFLAMGAYHVFVTRRSHMSRANTVQPDV; the protein is encoded by the coding sequence ATGCCTTCAAGGGTTTccatctttctcttcttctcttctctgACCCTTCTCTCCGTTGCTTTTGCTGATGAGAGAGCCCCCCACGGCCTTGCCAGAGCAAACCCAACGGCAATTTCACCGTCACAATATGATTTCTTCAATCCAACGTCGCAAAACCCCATTTCCAAAGACCCATGTGTTACATCCAGTTGCTCACCATTGCATGTGGCAGCTCAAGTGCAAGCAACAGAAGCACACGAGAGCAAATACTCTACATCACAGAATGGCGGTGCAGGATACGGAGCTGCTGGGGTTGCTGGCATTGTGTGCGGTTTAGCATTTGCAGTCTTTCTGGCAATGGGGGCTTACCATGTGTTTGTCACACGCAGATCACATATGAGTCGAGCCAACACAGTTCAACCCGATGTATGA